A segment of the Lolium perenne isolate Kyuss_39 chromosome 3, Kyuss_2.0, whole genome shotgun sequence genome:
aatcatctcccggaggactctacgccgccatggtcgcctccggagtgatgagtgagtagttcacccctggactatgggtccgtagcagtagctagatggttgtcttctcctcattatgcttcattgtcggatcttgtgagctgcctaacatgatcaagatcatctatttgtaatgctatatgttgtgtttgttgggatccgatggatatagaatactatgttatgttgattatcaatctattacctatgtgttgtttatgatcttgcatgctctctgttattagtagaggctctggccaagtttttactcttaactccaagagggagtatttatgctcgatagtgggttcatgcctccattaaactgcaggacgatgtgagaaagttctaaggttgtggatgtgctattgccactagggataaaacattgatgctatgtccgaggatgtagttattgattacattacgcaccatacttaatgcaattgtctgttgtttgcaacttaatactggaaggggttcggatgataacctgaaggtggactttttaggcatagatgcatactggatagcggtctatgtactttgtcgtaatgcccaattaaatctcacaatactcatcatatcatgtatgtgcattgtcatgcactctctatttgtcaattgcccaactgtaatttgttcacccaacatgctatttatcttatgggagagacacctctagtgaactgtggaccccggtccattcttttaatcgaatacaatctactgcaatacttgttctactgttctctgcaaacaatcatcatccacactatacatctaatcctttgttacagcaagccggtgagattgacaacctcactgttacgttgggacaaagtactttggttgtgttgtgcaggttccacgttggcgccggaatccctggtgttgcgccgcactacatctcgccgccatcaaccttcaacgtgcttcttggctcctactggttcgataaaccttggtttcttactgagggaaaacttgccgttgtacgcatcacaccttcctcttggggttcccaacggacgcgtgctgtacgcgtatcaccatcCTCAAGAAGTAGCTTGAATAGCCATTTACCAAGTATAGACCTATTTTTGGTCTTAAGATCTTGAATTCCAAGACCTCCTTGGTCTTTCAGACGATAGACCACACTCCATTTAGCCAGACGATATTTCCTTTTCTCACTATcatcttgccaaaagaatcttgatcggaaataatccaatcTTTCCAAGACTCTTTTTGGAAATTGGAAGAATGATATCATACACGATGCCATATTGCTAAGTACTGAATTGATAAGGACCAATCTACCACCCAAGGATAGTAATTTACCTTTGCAGCTACTTAATCTAATTTGCAGTTGCTCCTCCACCATTTTCCACTTGGTATTTATAAGTCTCCAATGATGGATCAGAATACTCAAATTCCATCTTGCTAATTAATGAATTGATAAGGACCAATCTTCCAACCATTAATTGTACTCACCTGAAAGAAGACGTGGGGTGTTGGATAACTGTTGGTGTATCTGTTGGGTTGTATTCTTGTTCTCTATTGTCGACCATCTGGCCCAGCCCAGTCCTGACCTATATAAGGTGCTTCTATCTCTGTAACCCTAAGAAGAGAGAGTTCCTCTCTGCATCCTCCTTCTAACTCAGCCTCCTTCTACCTTAGGTTAGGCCATCACCTCTGcccacatggtatcagagcaaggggcAGTAAGGGCAGCGACGGGAAGGACTGCTGATATGGAAGCCTAGTCTGCTGTGGCAgctaggaggaagaggaagaggaagagagtAGGGTGCTGTGGTGGCTGGAAGGAAGAGGAAGGGAGCAGGCTGCTGCGACGACAAGGAGGGGGAAGGCAGTGACAAGTAAGGAGATGAAGAGGGCATCCTGCGGGTAAGCCCTTTGGTGTTTCTGAGAGGTTAGTTTGGTGTCAAGCATGGGGGACAACGGGGATTTGGCCAAGGCTCTGGAGAAGCTAGCAGAACTTATCACAACCAAAGGAGATGAAGGAGGATCTGCTGGAGGGGGAGCAATCGTTCCCCATACCGACATCGGTCAGAAACTTGAGCTGCTGGCGAATGAAATCAAGTTGCAAGGAGTGGCCAACTATCTCTGGTGGTCAAGGAGGGCGTTGTTGATTATGAACTCGAAAGGGCTGGATGAACGTGTGAGTGGTGAAGCTGCAGAACCAGCATACAAGACTAGTCCGGAATGGAAAAAGTGGAATGCCATAAATTCTATGATTGTGGCATGGTTGCTTAACTCTTTGGTTCCTAACATTGCTACTTCTGTAGAGGCACTCACAAAGGCTTCAGAGGTATGGGACATCCTATCAAATCTCTATTCTGGAAAGGGGAACATTATGTTGATTGCTGAGATTGAGGATAAAGTGCATGACTTCCAACAAGGAAACAAAACTGTGATGGCATATGTGGCTGAGTTGCAGAATCTTTGGGGAGATTTAGATCATGTTGATTCTCTGGAACTTGCCCATGGGGAATGTGTGAGTGCTGCTGCAAGCTAGATTGAACGTCGGCGAGTCATGAAGTTCTTGAAAGGTCTTAATCAAGATTTTGAGGGGAGAAGGGCTGCTTTACAGCATCAAACCACTACCCCTTCTCttaaagaagccattgctgctaTGTCCAGAGAGGAAGTGCGTCTGAATATGACAAAGGGAAGCAATTTTGTCCCTCATCCGACCTTCTACACAACCAAGAGACAAGAGACGAGAGACTGCTATACTTGTGGACAGAAGGGACACTTGAAACATCAGTGTACCTCCTTTGCTACACCCAGTAGTGGGAGAGGAGGATACACACATGGCAGAGGAAGCTACAGAGGAAGAGGTGATGGCAGAGGTGGTGGACGGCCATATGGACAACAGTATGGCAGGGGTGGTGGACAGCAGCATGCTATAGCACCCAAGGCACATATGGTAGCAGCTTCAGGGCCAACTACCAGTACCTCTCAGGGACAATCAAAGGAAGAAGGACAAAATAAAGCAACCTTTGGGAACTTTGCTCACTATGTCTACAAAGATGAAGGTAATATTGATAGAGTTTCTATAGCCACTCATAATGCTAATTCAAATTAGAttcttgattctggagcatccaaACATGTTACTGGGAATATTAGTGAGTTTGACTCTTATACTCAGTATCCTCCCACACATAGAGGCACTATCCAAACAGCAGATGGCACAACACAATCTATAAAAGGGGAGGGGTCGGTGCAATGTACACCCAACATAAAATTGTCATCAGTTCTACATGTTCATGCTTTTCCAGTAAATCTGCTATCTCTAAGTGCCTTGATTGATCAGCAGGACTACCGTATAATAGTTGAtagatatatgtgtttaattcagGAAAGGGAGAGCAGCAAGAAGATTGGGACTGCAACCAGTTCATAGAGGTCTTTGGCACATAGATCGTGACAAGATGTGGCATGATGCTAGTTTTGTGCTTGCTACGATTGTTGGAGGAAAGGAGAGTATGGCACTAGTTCATCATTGTCGAATAGGCCACATGGCGTTTGATAAAATGTTTCGAGTTTTTCCTGATGTAATGGATGGAGTGGACAAAACCAAATTATGTTGTGATGCCTGCGAATATGCTAAGCATACGAGAACCTCTTATGTTAGTAGAGGGATCAGAAGTGTATCCCCATTTGTGTTAGTGCACTCTGATGTATGGACGTGTCCTGTTGTGTCAGTAAGTGGAATGAAGTACTTTGTAACTTTTATTGACTGCTATTCCAGAATGAATTGGATTTATCTTATGCGTCACAAATTAAGATGAAGTGTTCACTTGTTTTCAGAGTTTTTGTGCCCATGTGAAAAACCAATTCAATGTTCAGGTGCAAGTGATCAGAACTGATAATGGTACTGAATATATCAATAAACCTTTTGTTGCTTTCTTATCTTCACAAGGTATACCGCACCAGACTTCATGTCCTGACACTCCTCCCCATGATGGATTTGTTGAGCGGAAGAATAGACACATCCTTGAAGTGGCTCGATctcttatgtttaccatgaatgttCCCAAATTCTTATGGAGTGAGGCAGTTATGACTGCTACGTATTTGATCAATAGAATGCCTTCAAAGATTCTAGGTATGCAGTCTCCTTGCCAACTCCTTCTAAATAACAATGACTTTGTTGTACCACCCAAACTCTTTGGTTGTACATGTTTCGTAAAGGATCACAGGACATCTGTTGGCAAGCTAGATCATCGGGCTATCAAATGTATCTTTATTGGCTATTCCTCCAGACCGAAGGGTTACAAGTGTTGGATTCCCACTGACAAGAGGACATTTGTAAGCATGGATGTTACGTTTCGCGAGTCAGAACCATTTTATGACGGTGAGAGTGATCTTAGTGGCTTGTTCCAGGGGCTTGACCATCTTGGTGATGCTCAAGAGTGGGAGCAACAGCAAGGTGGTGATCAAGAGCAGCAAGGTGGTGATCAAGAGCAGCAAGATGGTGaccaacaacaacatcaacaaaTTCTTATTGTTGCGGAGATTCCTGCAATTCCTGGTACACCTACACCACCTAGATCCGTACCACCACAAAGATGGCTGCAGAATCCTCTTGTGTACTCTAGAAGACAAGTACAAAGGGAACAAGTAGATGCACTGGAGGAGCAACAAGACCAGGGGCAGGAGGAGCAACCCATTGGACCTGAAAATCAAGAAAGCACAAGTGTTGATTCTACTGAGGAGAATTAATCTCAGACCGAGTCCAATAATAGATTAGACTTTTCAATTGCAATAAGGAAAGGGATAAGGAAAGTTGGGCCCCCAAAGCGACTTAGTTAAGATGACTATGACGTAGGAAATTATATGTCTTACGAGGCATTGTCACCCTCTTTTCAGGCTTTTGTTGCTTCGCTGCAAACTGTATCTGTTCCTAAGGATTGGAAGGCGGCCAGGTTGGACCCGAGATGGTGCAATGCAATGATGGAAGAATTAGAGGCattgaagaaaaataaaacatgggagTTGACATATCTCCCTAAAGGAAAGAATACAGTAGGTTGTAAGTGGATCTATTCTGTAAAACAAAATGCAGAAGGAAAAGTGGAGAGATATAAGATAAGACTTGTGGCAAGAGGATATAGTCAGACTTATGgcattgactatgatgagacgttTGCACCTGTGGCAAAAATGAGCACCATCAGAATATTGATCTCTTGTGCAGCAAATTTCGGATGGCCCTTGCATCAACTTGATGTCAAAAATGCATTTCTGCATGGTGATCTTCGAGAGGAGGTGTATATGGAGATGGCACCGAGATTTGTCAAACCTGAAACTAAAGGAAAGGTATGTAGACTGAAGAAAtctctatatggtctcaaacaatctCCACGTGCCTGGTTTGACAGGTTTAGACAAGTGGTGTGTGGCATGCGATATGGTCAATGCAATGGAGACCATACCTTATTTGCAGACATTTTGAGCAGAAAATCACTATCCTTGATGTgtgtgttgatgatattattatcACAGGAGATGATGATGTGAAAATCGCAAAACTGAAAGGATGCTTGAGTCAAGCCTTTGAGGTGAAAGATTTGGGAAAACTTAAATACTTCCTTGGAATAGAAGTTGCAAGATCGTCAAAAGGGATATCACTATCTCAAAGAAAGTATACATTGGATCTCTTAGATGATATGAGCATGCTGGGGTGCCGAGTGGCTTCAACacctattgaccaaaataataaaATCACAGCAGAGTCTAGAGAACCCATAGACAAGGAGAAATATCAAAAACTTGTTGGAAGACTAATATACTTATGCCACACGAGACCAGATATATCATTTGCAGTGAGTGTAGTAAGTCGCTATATGCATGACCCGAGGGATGGCCACTTGGAAGCAGCTCAAAGAATCTTGAGATACTTGAAGGGTACTCCGGGAAAATGATTGTGGTTTAAAAGTAATGGACACCTAAATGTAGATGGATATTGTGATGCAGATTGGGCTAGCTGCTTAGATGATCGAAGATCCACCTCAAGGTATTGTGTTTTTGTTGGAGGAAATTTGGTGTCATGGAGAAGTAAGAAACAATATGTTGTCTCGAAATCAACAGCCGAAGCAGAGTACAGAGCTATGTCACAGGGCATGGGTGAAATATTGTGGGTACGAAACCTTCTAAGAGAGCTGAAAATTTTAATGCAAGGAAGCTTGAAAGTGTGGTGTGATAATATATCTTCCATAAACATAGCAAACAACCCTGTCCAGCATGAGCGAACTAAACATGCTGTCTTTCCAGAACCTGGGTGCATGTGAACCCACTTTTTCAAAAGTGCGTTTGTGATGTAAAAACATGTTTTAAATATTGAAACACAAAATGAATGCAAAGGTGATCTCAAATATGTGccctggacatgagtttcgtgaagaaaaaaccttttattttgcctcggcaaaaaagtgaaattttgcagggctatatagcagtatGTATGTGACGTattttatcttttttatattctgaaataaaaaaagtggtttctccgcgaaaactttctacacacacatggaacatgcatacgtaccccgttatttttatttcaaaaaaaTTTAACATTTGGAAAATGGATTTCCCACCTGGGTTCACGTGCACCTAGGTTCAACTGGGACTTTTCCAGATAGATagattctttattaaagaaaagattGATGCATGGATTATCTCATTGGCTTATGTGAGATCATGACAACAAGTGGCAGACTGTTTAACAAAAGGGTTGGGGTCAAATGAGTGTAATCTTGCCTGTGCCAAGATGGGGATGAATGACATTTATCACCCATCTTGAGGGGAAGTGTTGGATAACTGTTGGTGATATCTATTGGGTTGTCTGTTGTGGCCCATCTAGCCCAGCCCAGTCATGACCTATATAAGATGCTTCTATCTTTGTAACCTTAATAAGAAGAGAGAGTTCCTCCCTACAGCCGCCTTCTACCTCAGCCTCCTTCTACCTTAGGTTAGGCCCTCACCTCTGCCCACACGGGGTGAGTAATTATGTGCCTGCACTTGAGAatttatgtgtgtgtgtgtgtgcttgtTGTTATTTAAGCCACTTGTACTATAGCCAATTGTACAATACCGAAGACTTCATGCTTCCCAAGTCTTCCCCTCTTTTGATCTCTTCTCTTTTAACTTCCCCAGCCCGAGTCAGCTTCAATAATATACTGTTCAAACCTTGCAAACACAGCGACCATCGGTTAGATGCTCTAGTTTATTGCACAAACAATCATTTTTTTTTATCAAAATCTTATTATTTCTTTGACTTTATATATATGGCTAATGGCCTTACATCGGGGTATGAGATCCATTTCAGAGTCCAAAGTGCAATGAGGAAGATCAGGAGGATGCCCCAGAGCAGGATGTGATGTTGAAGAAAAAAGTCCTCTGGTAATCAATCGTCTAGCTCCGTCCATCATTATACTGTTATGTCCCCATCGATTCCAGTGAGATGTGTTTGATGTATCATGGATTCATGAGTCACATTCTCAGATCCCTGATTCAGTGTTCATAATGAGTTGTGGATATCCCTGTTTGACCTGACTCCAATTTGTTTGGTCTGACATAGATCTCAAAAAGTAGCTTAGGAGGCTTTTGCTTTGTACTTTCCTCCGAACTTCTCTATACTCTGGATTCCAGGAGTACATCTTGTTTGTATAACAATTGTTTAGTTGCTCACCATGTCTATCACATGGTAGGAGTACATCTTGTTCTTCATATCACAATCTTAAAATATCACTGCTGGAAACATGAACTGCCGTTGACCAAATAAAGATCGATTCCTCCTCTTGTAAGTAATAGCAGTTGTATCTTTCTTTGTGAAGTAATTGTTGTTATCTCACAATTTTCATGCACATTTCAATAATTTGTTGCACAGAGCAACCTTCTGGCAGATTGGTCAAGGGACAAAAGATGGACAAAATGCGGTCACGGAAGGATCTTTTCGAGGTTTCAGGACCTACGTATTTGACATATGTGAACTGGTAAGTTATTGGCTCATCTTTCTAGTTGATTCGATCATTCAATCTACTCCGTAGTATACACTGGGCCTGTTAGAACCAAAAGTATAGGTTTTGCTTTTTTCGATCATGGGATGAAAGAGTTGAACGCAACTAGGAAAAACATATAAGCATTCGTGATTTTGCTATGGTTTATGGGATCACCTTTGCAATCTGATGCTTGCTCCGGCCAGGAACTGCCCGCACCACCGGCGATCGGTGATGGCGAGCCTCGTCCAAGGCGCGTACGTGCTGGAGCGCGACCGGCAGCTTAACCAGCAGGGCCCGGACGCCCTGGCGCCGGCGTGGTGGAAGTTCTTCCACTTCGAGCTTCGGCAGGAGCTCGTGGACGACGCCGACTCCTCCATCTTCGGTGCGGTGTACGCGTTCAAGCCGCCGTACAACATTCTCGACCCCGCGGCGGCCGCCAGCGCGCCGCACTACGTCGTCGCCTTCCGAGGGACCATCAGGAACAAGGCTTCGGCGTCCAGGGACCTCGAGCTGGACCTCCAGCTCGCCCGGAACGGCGGCCTCGAGCGCAGCACCCGTTTCCTAGTCGCGATGCATGCCATCCGCGCCGTCGTGTCGGCCGCGGGCGCGGGGCACGGCCGCGtctggctggccggccactcgctGGGTTCCGCCATCTCGACCCTCGGCGGGAAGATCATGGCCAGGGCGGGCGTCCTCCTCCCCGCGTTCCTCTTCAACCCGCCGTTCCTGTCGGCGCCGGTGGAGAGGATCCCGCACAAGAAGGTGAAGCACGGCATCCGCATCGCCAAGAGCTTCGTCACGGCCGGGGTGGCCACCGTCCTGCAGCACAAGGGCGGCGGCGGAGACGAGGCCTTCGCGGCGCTGGCGCGGTGGGTGCCGAACGTGCTCGTGAACCCGGCGGACCACATCAGCGCGGAGTACGTCGGGTACTTCGGCCACCGCAAGAAGATGGAGGACATCGGCGCGGGCGCCGTCGGGAGGCTGGCGACGAGGCACTCGGTCACGCACCTGCTGCAGGGCATCGGCAAGCCGGGAGGCTGCGAGCCCCTGCACCTGTTTCCTTCGGCCGTCCTGACGGTGAACCGCGGCCCGTCGCCGGACTTCAAGACCGCGCACGGCATCCACCAGTGGTGGAGGCCGGACTTGGCCATGCAGCTGCAGTGCAGCGCCTATTCGTACGCTTGATCAGCAGATCGCTGACATGGGATGGGGAACACAAGAGAAACCTTTGGATCATGATTCTAGAAACCGAAACTAAATGCAGAAGACAGGATTTGGTGTTTTGATTGAAGGCATGCCCGGAAGCATCACTTAGATGGATTTAACGTGAATGTCACGAAAAGGTACATTATGTATGTGATATCCGACAGAAAACACAGAGGCGGTGTCAATGGCTACGCGATAGTAACAACCAAGGAGCCCACGGTAGAGTAGCTGGGTAAGGGAGGGTAGGATTTTGTGTTGGGGGTTGTTCATCACAACGCACTTGGCCTAGTCTGATGCACAATTTGGAGGTTGGTGATAACATACAAGCCACAGTGCTGAACCTAACCTCAACTTCTACTAATGGAATCTGGGCAACCGACGAGATCAGATGTCCCCAATTTCCTAAATGTTTTGCTCTAACGACAAAGTAGCAGCCTGTATAATTCTTGATGCATCTCATGCCTAAGAACTTTTTTCCTGACGAAACCAGCAGGTAAGTTTCCTGCTGCATATTTTCATTCTACACAAGTCCCAAGATTACCTATCTGTATGACCAGAAAGATGGAGCCATTCGTTTCTTGCCTCCAAATGCATCCCCAATTTATAGATCCTAATGGTTGCTGCTAGGCTGCTTCAAGTGCCACAATGCTACTGCCATTTAATGAATCCTTCAATCAGGAACCAAGAAAAGATACTTCCAGATCATAAAAGG
Coding sequences within it:
- the LOC127343621 gene encoding GDSL esterase/lipase At4g10955, with the translated sequence MDKMRSRKDLFEVSGPTYLTYVNWNCPHHRRSVMASLVQGAYVLERDRQLNQQGPDALAPAWWKFFHFELRQELVDDADSSIFGAVYAFKPPYNILDPAAAASAPHYVVAFRGTIRNKASASRDLELDLQLARNGGLERSTRFLVAMHAIRAVVSAAGAGHGRVWLAGHSLGSAISTLGGKIMARAGVLLPAFLFNPPFLSAPVERIPHKKVKHGIRIAKSFVTAGVATVLQHKGGGGDEAFAALARWVPNVLVNPADHISAEYVGYFGHRKKMEDIGAGAVGRLATRHSVTHLLQGIGKPGGCEPLHLFPSAVLTVNRGPSPDFKTAHGIHQWWRPDLAMQLQCSAYSYA